A single window of Ralstonia sp. RRA DNA harbors:
- a CDS encoding DUF4400 domain-containing protein yields the protein MLAVGCPFLEGDTTFEISDAELASVELNLGDTAATRAADRTNTQFRHWFVESGAMKAWTSTLPNSTDISDAGATDMSNAWLRHFWMSIYRGIFRANVALSWAFGAFVFGMAMMNDGAVSRRIKAAAAGFASPVAFHVAAHATVITLGLGTSALLFPFSLNTMWWSVGALVLGVLGWRMAASFHVGR from the coding sequence ATGCTCGCGGTCGGCTGTCCCTTCCTCGAAGGCGATACCACATTCGAGATTTCCGACGCCGAACTGGCGTCGGTTGAACTGAACCTGGGAGACACCGCGGCGACGCGGGCTGCGGATCGGACCAACACGCAGTTTCGGCACTGGTTCGTCGAGTCTGGCGCCATGAAGGCGTGGACGTCCACGCTGCCGAACAGCACCGATATCTCCGACGCTGGCGCGACGGACATGAGCAACGCTTGGCTGCGGCACTTCTGGATGTCCATCTACCGAGGCATCTTCCGCGCGAACGTCGCTCTCTCGTGGGCATTCGGTGCCTTCGTCTTCGGCATGGCCATGATGAACGACGGTGCCGTCTCGCGCCGAATCAAAGCAGCTGCTGCCGGGTTCGCAAGCCCCGTTGCTTTTCACGTGGCGGCACACGCCACGGTCATCACCCTGGGATTGGGCACGTCCGCCCTCCTGTTTCCATTTTCCTTGAACACGATGTGGTGGTCAGTCGGCGCGCTGGTGTTGGGCGTGCTCGGCTGGCGGATGGCTGCATCGTTTCACGTAGGCCGATAG
- a CDS encoding flagellar transcriptional regulator FlhD gives MEATSLLSEIRSLNIAYLRLARRLLATDQALATTALGISQSMGEALLTLDEEACVRMAQTNLFLCRIHFDDRVLAALLAGPRLELLESPASAGKAAPAIA, from the coding sequence ATGGAAGCGACATCGCTGCTGAGCGAGATTCGATCTCTCAATATCGCGTATCTGCGCCTTGCTCGCAGGCTGCTAGCCACCGATCAAGCCCTGGCGACAACTGCGCTGGGTATCTCTCAATCGATGGGCGAGGCATTGCTGACCCTCGACGAAGAGGCATGCGTGCGCATGGCACAGACCAATCTGTTTTTGTGCCGCATCCACTTTGATGATCGGGTGCTCGCTGCGCTGTTGGCTGGACCTCGCCTGGAGCTGTTGGAAAGCCCTGCCTCGGCGGGCAAGGCGGCCCCCGCGATTGCGTGA
- a CDS encoding ATP-dependent helicase — protein MPTSILDELNPSQREVADLRLHCVAVACPGAGKTKTIATKAAILLADPACRVGAVTFNKEAATELQERIRALAGPASKARLLAGTFHGLAFKQLTPKGCKQQDIANEGDQLALVAQALKEADLDWKEEAALAAIEAIKMDFGRVPPGSVEERLYSAYQQALARNGKLDFQDMLCMAIEGMERGTISPYPFTHLLVDEFQDTDPLQYQWVAQHARSGSIVTVVGDDDQSIYGFRAALGFRGMESFIKEFDARPVILGENYRCKSEILAAADNVIRNNKERIRKDLVAARGPGGHISFRRFDDEYAEAVNAVEALAASMRASKSAAILARTNRILDPVEAVCRSHGVKYFRASGKSILSRAEAALMCNLLELIQKTKTNGLDAVLAFAGVGAQDLKTLHSRIGPSLEQRPRKELVEMGLAESTADTYRELMKRLAEWRGLCDRKFYPLVLEGVYEWMAQRAKADTAKRAVTTTYDVLSRLNGPFSDRIAFLRRENNVPAADALILTTMHNSKGLEWDHVCIIRAEETVVPNEKSTESEERRLFYVAMTRARDRLEMSTAKKNPTSRFVLEAGVSK, from the coding sequence ATGCCCACGTCAATCCTAGACGAACTGAACCCGTCACAGCGCGAAGTGGCAGACCTACGCCTGCACTGTGTCGCCGTTGCCTGCCCGGGCGCCGGAAAGACAAAGACAATTGCGACCAAGGCAGCCATTCTTCTCGCCGATCCCGCATGCAGGGTCGGTGCTGTGACCTTCAACAAGGAGGCGGCCACGGAACTGCAGGAGCGCATTCGCGCGCTGGCCGGGCCGGCATCGAAGGCTCGCCTGTTGGCAGGGACCTTTCACGGGCTGGCGTTCAAGCAGCTCACACCAAAGGGATGCAAGCAGCAGGACATCGCCAACGAGGGGGACCAGTTGGCGCTGGTTGCACAAGCCCTGAAGGAAGCCGACCTTGATTGGAAGGAAGAAGCCGCTTTGGCCGCCATCGAGGCAATCAAAATGGACTTCGGCAGGGTTCCGCCTGGCAGCGTTGAGGAGCGCCTGTATTCGGCATACCAACAAGCGCTGGCGCGGAACGGGAAGCTCGACTTCCAGGACATGCTCTGTATGGCCATCGAGGGCATGGAGCGCGGAACCATCTCGCCCTACCCTTTCACGCACCTGCTGGTCGATGAGTTCCAGGACACCGATCCGCTGCAATACCAGTGGGTCGCGCAGCACGCGCGCAGTGGCTCGATCGTGACCGTAGTCGGTGACGATGACCAAAGCATCTACGGCTTCAGGGCCGCGCTCGGATTCCGAGGCATGGAGTCGTTCATCAAGGAGTTCGACGCGCGTCCCGTGATTCTGGGGGAGAACTATCGCTGCAAGTCAGAAATCCTCGCCGCTGCCGACAACGTCATTCGGAACAACAAGGAGCGCATCCGCAAAGATCTGGTCGCCGCGCGTGGCCCCGGCGGCCACATCTCGTTTCGGCGCTTCGATGACGAATATGCCGAGGCCGTGAACGCAGTGGAGGCCCTCGCAGCGTCGATGCGCGCCAGCAAATCGGCAGCGATCCTGGCAAGAACGAACCGTATCCTCGACCCAGTTGAGGCCGTCTGCCGCTCCCATGGCGTGAAGTATTTCCGAGCGTCCGGCAAATCAATCCTGAGCCGGGCCGAGGCCGCGCTAATGTGCAACCTGCTCGAACTCATCCAGAAAACGAAGACCAACGGCCTCGATGCCGTGCTGGCGTTCGCTGGCGTCGGAGCGCAAGACCTCAAGACGTTGCACAGCCGGATCGGTCCCAGTCTTGAGCAGCGGCCGCGCAAGGAGCTGGTCGAGATGGGCCTGGCCGAGAGCACCGCGGACACGTACCGGGAGCTGATGAAGCGGCTTGCCGAATGGCGCGGTCTCTGCGATCGGAAGTTCTATCCGCTCGTGCTGGAAGGTGTCTACGAGTGGATGGCTCAACGTGCCAAAGCAGACACCGCCAAGCGTGCGGTCACCACGACCTACGACGTGCTGAGCCGCCTCAACGGTCCATTCTCGGATCGTATCGCCTTCCTGCGGCGCGAGAACAACGTACCGGCGGCCGACGCGCTGATTCTCACGACCATGCACAACTCAAAGGGCTTGGAGTGGGATCACGTATGCATCATCAGGGCTGAAGAAACCGTGGTGCCGAACGAGAAGAGCACAGAGTCCGAGGAGCGTCGCTTGTTCTACGTGGCCATGACCCGTGCGCGCGACCGTCTTGAGATGAGCACGGCGAAGAAGAATCCAACCTCTCGATTCGTTCTTGAAGCCGGTGTGTCGAAATAA